Below is a genomic region from Trichoderma asperellum chromosome 2, complete sequence.
GGAACGGGGCCACCAAGAGGAATAGAATCCTCCTTGGCGGGGAGATGATTGTTGGTTGCAAGAGTGACGGTGGTGCCCGTAATGTTTTCATCGCCAGTGAGGTTGAAGTAGGAGTGGTTGGTCAGGTTGATGATGGTCTCGTCCGCACCTCCAACCAGCTTTGCCTCGTACTCAATGCCCAGGACGATGGTCTCCTTTCCGTTAACAACTTGGTTTCCAGTGGTGTAGATGACCTTGGCCTCCACAGCACCAGGGTAgccctcatcgccatcctcgCTGCGGAGAGTGTATTCAACGCTTTCGCCACCCTTCAAGCCTTGCACGCCAGGGATCTCTCTGGTTCCCACGGCCGTAGGGCCCTTCCAGATACGCTTGCCCCAGCCTTCGTTGCCGCCGTGCAAAGTGTTGAGGCCGTCGTTGGCAGCAAGCGTGTACTCCTTGCCGCCGTTGAGGCTGTTGATCTTGGCGTCTTTGATGCGGTTTGCGATGCGCCCAATGGTCTCTCCGAAATAGGCAGAGTTGTACTTCACATATTGCTCTTGTTCTGGGAATCCAAGAACAATGTTTGTATCCTTGACCTTGAAGTCCTGGATAATGGCCCCAAGGGGCAGGAATTTGAAAGCAGCGTCGGTCATGGTGATGTGATGGGAATGCGGGCAAATGGGTAGTTAAAACAAGGTTGTGCTGGAAATCTGCAGGGTCTTCCGGTGGTGTTTATATTCGGCAGACTGTTCCACGGATACACAAGCTATATAGACTAGTATAAAATCAAGCACAACAACGTCAGCTATGGAGAATTTATGGGTGCAATGGCGATTATCTCGGATGTATTGTGGCCTCCTAGTCCCCGTTTCTTCGGAAAAGGGAGCGCATTCAGGCTGTTTTAAAGGCTTCGCGGATCCTCTGCGCGGATATATGTGCCAAGGAGCTCCACCGTCACGCAGAGGCGTTCGATGACGGCGGGGCAATGGCGGGGTAGTTGGAGGCAGTTGGAGACGTTTGCTGCGCAGTCGCATCGCAAAATTCGGGGTCTTGCAAGGAGCAACCCGCCAAGCTTGCGGATGCCTAGATGGAAGGCAATATAGCCAAAATATGGTGTTGGCCCATCATCAAGGGCCAATAATTTCTAGCAAGCTGCTTGGCGTATCTGAAAAGCTCGGCTGTCCTTGCTAGCGATGCTCAGGTACATCGGTACATAGGTAGGTATCAGGTAATAGAGAGAGGTAATCAATCCTCCACAGAACTTAAACACCAGGCACCTTAAAACAGGCAGTCTACATACAACGTGGCAGCATAGTGTGCCCAATATTTTCAAAATAATTTACTCGCTCAGGTTGCTTATCCTCACGTTATTTTTCTCCCTCTATCACAGATCATCGCGTGTTAGAAGTTCCTCATTTGCGGCCTCAGAAAGGATATCCATTTGTTACTTCACAGTGGGGGCTTGAGCTCTTCGCCGGCAAAATTCCTAGCCAACTCCATAGCGCCTTGTACCTGGTCTACGGCACCTAGGTTTGCTTGATTGTGGAGACCGAAGAAATGTCTCTTCCATACAGCTCTAATATGCTGGTCTATGAATGCAGCTTGAAAACACCTCCATACCAGGGTAAAGAGCCGCCGTGGATGTCATACTCGCAGCAGCTATCGACACCTGCTGCTCTTTGACATCGGCTGTCAATCTCCCGAGCTTGAGGCGTGCCTTACAGCGAGTTTATGCGTGCTACCCGCAGGTGCAGCCCGCTTTTGCCCGGCTGCAGCGCCATCAGatcgctgctgctttccACGTGGCGTTGTGTCGACTTCGCAGAGGCGTCGCCGGGTCTTGTGACGCGCAGGCCAACCGGCGCCAGACAGAGAGTTGCGCTTCTGGCAGCTTCAGGCAATTGATGCGGCTCGTGCCACTGATGCCGCCTTTCGACCAATCTCTAACAAGGCAGCTAGAGGCAATTATCCTTGCTTGCGCCTCTAGAAACCCTTCAGGCCGGCGCCTTCTGTTTGCCGGCGAGGCTGCTTGACCGCTTTCCGGCCCCCTTCTATCTGATACCCGCTAACGTCTCGTTCTCTCAACATCCTCTCCAGCCCTCTCCCCGCGGCGTTTTCTCATTCCCGGCTTCAGGCCTTAAACAACCCCAGAAAGAAGGTTAAAAACCATGACTGAATTTGTAAATGCCACCCCAAAGCGAAAGAGAGGGCCGGATGCATGTCCTTCGCCGCTAAAATTCTCATTCGATCTCTCCGCGACCGGCCCACCGGAAGATGGCAGCAACAGCCCACACTCCTCAACCGTCGTACACAGGTTTCGCGGCCTGGCTCTCGGAAGTGGAGGCAGATCTGTTGAATCTGCCGATGAGATGGACACAGAATCCGATGAATCAATGAGGAAACGCCATAGATCAGACGAAAGTGCCCATACTATTGCGGAGATGCAGCAAGAGCCACCATTTCGGCCAGAGATGGAGCTCAAGCCAGGGATCGAAACGGGCGAAGTGATTGAAATGACTGATCGTCCAACACTGCAGCTAGAGGTTCCTCATCCATCAACTGAAGGTCTGCTCCAAAACGcatatccatccatcaacCGCCTATCGGAGTCCCAGtctagaaaaaagagagccgGCACCCCGCCCCTGCGCTTCAAAAAAGGGCATCCTCATGAGGGACTGTCCGACGCCGATGATGAGGCAGAAGTTGTAGATCCTTTGCGAGCCTCGCTAACATGGCATGAGGACGAAATCACTATTTACGACCCGAATGAtaaagatgacgatggcacTGGCATTAATGGCATTGGGTTTAAACCCACCCCAGCACTCGCTCATGCAAGGGTCATGAAGAGGCGGCAGCAGATGGCGGAATACAGAAAACGAGAAGAGAACGAAGCAAGGAACAAGAGGAGCCAGAGACGTCGAGGGGAGGCTGCTGCACCCGCCAGGCGGGATCACAAGTCACTACCTTCAAGGAAAGTCAGATTTACGGATGGGGAGAGCAGAAATCTTACTATGACGGCATGATTATGATATTATTGAGGATTGGCGAACTTGGGAGCAATATTCTGGCATGAGCAATGATATCAAAACGATATCAGATGAATGACGGCGTTTGATGGAATTTCATGGCTTGGACGAAATATTTATGCAAACACTCTcgaggcagagaaggaaCATGGGCCGGCGGCGTTGGGATttttggtgatgatggtacTGTTTGCGAACAGCAAACAGGGGATGAATTCAGGGCTTTTCAATAATTCCGTTGAGGCTTTGGTTTATTCAATATATATGCTTTGGACAACCCTCCTCGTAATATCGTATTGAAAAGAAATTTGTCGTTATATCCAAGTAGAATTTTTTATTCATACACATAATGGTACAAGGCAGCACATCTGCCTAAGCTTCACCAAAACTTATACCAAGCTCTGTTTCgggctttttgctcttcctcTATCCTCTGCTGCTCGCGCCTCTCTTCAGCCAGCTTCCTTGCCTGCTCTTTTTTGTTCTGCGTGACCACTTCAATGTGTCGCTTCATCTGGATCTTCTCGGCACGCCGGAGGTACTGGCAGTATTCGTAAGAGGCTATGCTACCTAACATGAAGAATCCAACTGCCCAATTGGCGGATTTAGCGGCATTGCCTGCATTATAAGAGGAACGTTAGTTAACAGCTTGGTTCTCCGCCAGAGCACTCTTGGTATTAAAGATGTGGTCGCCAGCCTACCTTGAATCACAAACTTCAAGCCGCCAAGGCCAGCACCAGCCCCAATGCCGGTCAAAAGTCCTTGCCGTGCGCAGGGTGTGTTCGCTATGTTTGTGAAATCCTCCTTCTTTATCATAGAGACCGCCGCTGAAAACGCAGTCTGAGAAGTCGGAGTTCCATCAGGGTTCTTGGCCGACTCTGGAACCTGATCGCCTTCTGCTATCGGCTTGGACCACACATGCAGAACTTTTTCGTTCGGATTGGGCCGTTCATTGTCATTGGTCGGGGCCATTTCTGGCTACCTTGCTTGTCGAACTGGTAGCATGGACGTTCTGGGGCCTAGGAATCGACCGGCAGCAGTTATGACGCTCAAACGATTTATCGTCGAATTGGCGCTTCTGAGTGGGCTGTGGCTGTGTTAAGCTCTTCAGTGGCTGAAAATCAATTAAAGGTGTGGCGCTTACTAGCAAGACTGGGTCGCGTATCAGCGCGTATCAACGCGTCTCCCTGACAGCTGCCCACACACATCTTCGCGAAAGATCCTCTGCGGGCGACGGTCATTTGGTGCGGGCCACTACCTCTTGATTTTGTCTACTTGCCCGGTCAACCACTGCACATTCTGCGCTGGACAGAAGAaaacagcagctgcttcgAAATCACCCCCTTGATATTATAGCAAGCCAGTGCAGAATATCATAACCCATGACGAGACTATCAACCGATTGAGTTCGAGTTCTCTAATTGCCAAATTGGCAGCGACCCCTCTATAACGCCTCTGCGATGCCGAACACATCTCTCCGCCGCCCAGCAAAGGGCTATAAAAGAGGAGGCAAAGTTGCATACCATGGCCAAAAAACTCGAACTTTCGCTGCGTCCTCGAGGGCCGAAGGTACCTCTGCAGACGAAAAGTGGGAGCGTACTCGTTTGGCCCAGAGCATTGACGACAAGATGGGATTTGCACGTTATGAAAgtggaaagaggaaagaaggatGGCTAGTCAACGTTCAGCCGACTTCTATCGAGGACGAGAGAATACCAGGTGGCCGAGCAGCGCTGGACTGCTACTTCATAGAACTTGATGGGAGCACATTCAAAGCTACCGTCGAGTACGATCCTTACTTTATAATCGCGGTTAAAAAAGGCCGAGAGTCTGAAGTTGAGGAATGGGTGAAGAGAGTACCTGGTGGTGGGGTTGTAAAGTCCGTCAGGAGAATGGAAAAGGAAGATCTCAGCATGCCGAATCACTTGATGGGCTACCGACGGACATTCATCGAACTCAAGTTTGCCAACGTCAACGATCTGATGTCCGCAAGGAGAGATATCATGCCGATTGCAGAAAAAAATAGGAAGAACATGAATGCCATGGATGCATATGCTGAGGTTGCGACGTGAGTGCCATTAACAGATGCCATGGAGgggcatttttcttcttcaatattgGAGATTTTAACATTTACGACTATAGGATGAGCGGCGACTTCGATCTTTTTGATAATGACTTACGAGATGACGAGCGAAACGCCAGTAATTCTATTTCTGAGGCGAGCGATTTCATCGTTGACATTCGGGAATACGATGTTCCATACCATGTTAGAGTAATGATAGATTTAggtattactttatatatggCAAGATCTGGACGCTTGGCGGTTTGGCTAACAAATTTGTCAGATATACGAGCCGGAAAGTGGTATTTTGTCGAAGCAAAGCATGGCGTCACTAAGATTATACCAAACGAGGAGAGGTCCCTGCCAGCCGATCCAGTCGTCATGGCATACGATATCGAGACATCGAAACTCCCCCTAAAATTCCCCGATGCCGCTACCGATCAGATTATGATGATATCATACATGATTGATGGCCAAGGATTCTTGATCACAAATAGAGAAATCATTTCTGAGGACATTGGCGATTTTGACTACACACCAAAGCCCGAGTATCCTGGCCCTTTCATGATTTTCAACGAACCGGACGAGAAAGCTGTTATCGAAAGGTTCTTTCTTCATATCAAAGAGGCACGCCCCACCGTTATTGCGACCTACAACGGTGACTTCTTCGATTGGCCTTTTGTCGAAGCGAGAGCGAGCATAAATGGTATCGACATGTACCAAGAGATTGGCTGGAAAAGAGACAGCGAAGACCAGTTCAAGTGTAACTATAGTGTTCACATGGATTGCTTCCATTGGGTCAACCGAGATTCTTACTTGCCTCAAGGATCTCGAGGTTTGAAGGCTGTTACAGTCGCCAAGCTCGGGTATGACCCCGATGAACTCGACCCAGAATTGATGACGCCATATGCGCAAGAGCGACCACAGACGTTAGCAGAGTACTCAGTCTCCGATGCTGTTGCGACCTATTATCTGTACATGAAGTATGTACATCCTTTCATTTTCTCCCTCTGCACAATCTTGCCACTGGGAGGAGATGATGTCCTAAGAAAAGGTACCGGTACGCTCTGTGAGATGCTTCTGATGGTGCAAGCATACCAGAAGGAGATCGTGCTGCCGAATAAGCACGTAACTCCGAAAGAAGCCTTCTGGGATGGTCACCTTCTCGACTCTGAGACGTATGTCGGCGGTCACGTCGAGAGTATTGAAGCCGGTGTCTTTCGATCTGATATCCCCGTCAATTTTGCCGTCGATCCCGGCGCAGTTGATGAACTCTTGCGAGATTTGGACAATGCGCTGAAATTCGTCATTACTGTTGAGGAGAATAAATCTCTAGACGATGTTACCAATTATGATGAAGTCAAGCAACAAATTAAGAGCAAGCTTGAGGCCTTGAAAGAGACGCCCAATCGAAACGAAAGACCGCTCATTTATCATTTGGACGTCGCCTCTATGTATCCCAACATCATGACAACAAATCGATTACAACCAGATTCCATGATTTCGGAATCAGATTGCGCGGCTTGTGATTTCAACCGGCCAGGCAAAACATGCGATCGGCGGTTGCCTTGGGCCTGGAGAGGAGAATACATTCCTGCCAAAAGAGACGAGTATAACATGATTCGGCATGCTCTCGAGAACGAAAAGTTTCCTGGGAAAACACCGTATGCTCCTCCGAGGACATTTCAAGACTTGACGACAGATGAGCAAGCGAATTTGGTGAGAAAACGTCTTCAGCTCTACTCTCAGAAGGTATATCACAAGATTCACGACTCTACTACCATTGTTCGAGAGGCAATTATTTGTCAGCGTGAAAACCCTTTCTATATCAATACTGTCCGTGATTTTCGTGATCGTCGTTACGATTACAAAGGCAAAGCCAAAGTGTGGAAGGGTAAAACGGAGGCGCTAAAGTCATCTGGCGCACCCGGCAATGAGATTGACGATGCAAAGAAGATGATCATCCTATACGATTCTCTACAGCTTGCGCACAAAGTTATCCTAAACTCTTTCTACGGATACGTCATGAGAAAAGGTTCTCGGTGGTACTCTATGGAGATGGCGGGTGTTACCTGCTTAACAGGAGCCACAATTATTCAGCTTGCTCGTCAGCTTGTTGAACGCCTTGGAAGACCCCTCGAGCTGGATACCGATGGTATTTGGTGTATGCTTCCTGCTACTTTCCCAGAAAACTTTGCGTTCAAGCTAAAGAACGGCAAAAAGCTGAACATATCATATCCTTGCGTCATGCTTAACCATCTTGTGCATGACAAATTCACCAACCACCAGTATCAGACCTTGGTGGATCCCAAAACTCATAAATACGAGACTCATAGCGacaactccatcttcttcgaaGTTGATGGTCCTTATAGGGCTATGATTCTGCCAACTTCGAAAGAGGAGGATAAGAATTTGAAAAAGCGATATGCTGTGTTCAATGACGATGGCAGTCTGGCAGAATTGAAGGGATTTGAAGTTAAACGTCGTGGCGAGCTGAAGCTCATTAAGATCTTTCAACAACAAATTTTCAAATTTTTCTtggaaggagaagatttgACGCAATGTTACAACGCCGTTGCCAAGGTTGCAAATCAATGGCTGGACGTGTTGGATAATAAAGGATCTACCCTcgctgatgaagagctgatgGAGCTGATTTCTGAGAACCGAAGCATGTCCAAGACTTTGGAAGAATACGGAAGTCAGAAGTCGACCAGTATCACAACCGCACGACGTCTTGCCGACTTTTTAGGTGAACAGATGGTAAAAGACAAAGGTCTAAATTGTAAATTCATCATCTGTTCTCGGCCACGAAATGCTCCTGTTACGGAACGAGCTGTTCCTGttgccatcttctctgcgGAAGAAACTGTGAAGCGAACATATCTAAAGAAGTGGCTCAAGGAGGAGCCCGCAGATACCGATCCTCGAGCTCTTTTAGATTGGGATTATTACTCTGAGCGTCTTGGGTCTGTGATCCAAAAGCTCATCACCATTCCTGCTGCGTTGCAGAAAGTTCGCAATCCCGTACCAAGAGTCCCTCATCCTGATTGGCTTCAACGAAGAATAAATATCAAGGATGACAagatgaagcaaaagaaacttACAgatctcttcagcagcaaagaACCGTTAGCAGATATTACAAATATTAATCGAGCAGAAGATATGGAGGACTTCGGtgccaagctgctgaaaCCAAAACAACTCGGTGTACTTATTGCGTCGTCACAACCACAAGCCGCTTCTCAGAAACGAAAGTCTCCCGAGCCAGCAGAGGATCCTAATCCAATGGCCGCTTTATCAGGCAACATGCCTGACCCATCAGACGATTATGTTGGATTCTTGGAgtatcagaagaagaagtggaaATTGCAAAAACAAGCACGTATTCGGAGGAGGCAGCTCTTTGGCGAGAGGCGAAGCAACGCGAACAGCAACATTCAACAAACATTTATGAAACAAGCGCACTTTACGTTCATGAATACATGGCAACTGCTTCATCTCAAAGCAACCGATACTCCTGGCATTGTTACAGCGCACGTGTTGATAGATGCGAAGATTCACACACTAAAGATTAACGTTCCTCGACAGGTCTTCCTCAATCTCAAGAAGGAAGAGCTACCAGACGTCGAGATTGCTGGGTGTGAAGTTGAGCAAGTCAATTACACTCTTCCAAACGGTCATCAATCCAAGCATCTCTTCAAACTTACTGTGCCGGAAGACGTATATTTCAACGAAGCAGAGAAATTTTCACTGTTGTTCAACCACCCTAGTGTAGAGGGAGTGTATGAAAAGCAAGTACCCTTGAATATTCGCGCAGTCCTTCGACTGGGTAATCTCTGCACCATTGATGAAGAACAGGAGGCTGTTCTTGGTAAGGGTCTCGAACAGGGATTCGACCTAACGGGTCTGAAACGACCTGTCAAAACCAGGACATACCTGGAGTCGTCTCCGTTGgcttatatctatatatcgCATATTACTGCAGGAGATCGCCAGATTTTTGGCTTATTCTCTACTACAAGCGACCAAGCCTACGTCGTGATACTGcagaaaggaagagattCCGGCTCGGATCTTCCAAACATCACAAGAATGTACTCGGAACTGCTTGCAAAGAGAGCAGGGGAAGCTGCGGGTACGAATTGGCAGGATTGCTTCAGATACCAGGAGAAAATCACTTTCAGGATCACTCAAGTAACAACCCGGCGCAAAGCTCATTTAGAGATAGCCGATGTGGTGAGAAAGCTGCGCAAGGACGAATCACGACCACAAATGATGGTGATCCAATCGTCTCAACACAACCTTCTTGTCCATGACGTCCCCATTCTAGGCGAATTTCCCGTATTGCCCCTCAAGTACGACGCCTCTGACAGCTCATTACCGCCTTTGGGCTGGCAAGCAGTCGTTGCGCGACGCCTAGTTGGGCATTACTTGGGGCTTGGATCCTGGATCTTGCATCTCACAGCTTTGGCACGCTATGGTGATGTTCCGCTGTGTAATCTTGAGCGTGACGATCCTCGGTTCTTAATTGACATTGCTTATGCTCGCCGACTACAGGCGAATGGAGTGGTGCTGTGGTGGTCGCCGGACCCTCGACCAGATCATGCCGGTTATGAAAAGGATGATATTACTGGCTCACTTGAAACAGTCAAGATGCCTAGCATCAACAACCCCGGGACGTTTTCATCGGTCTGCATTGACCTAGATATCCGCAATCTTACCATCAATACGATTTTGACATCGTCTTTGATCAATGAACTCGAAGGCGCTGAATCAATATCGTTCAATCCTACAGCTGATGGGTCAGAGATTCTTGCTTCGGAGAATGGATTTGCGAACGCCGGAGTATTAGTTCTTCGTGAGATGGTTAAGGCGTGGTGGACGGAGGCATGCAAAGGCAGCACCATGGCCGATGTGCTCGTTCAACATCTTGTCCGATGGGTTGAGAATCCAGATTCGTTCATGTACGATCGAGCACTGCATTACTATGTGCAAATGATGTCGCGAAAGGCCTTTCAGCAGCTCATGTCAGACTTCAGGCGTGTCGGCTCGCAGGTCATCTTTGCAAGCGCCAACCGACTGATTCTCCAGACGACCAAGGCTGAGGTTGGCAATGCGTATGCCTATAGCCAGTATATCATCAAGTCAATCAAGAGCAAATCTCTATTCCATTTCATAGACTTGGAGATCAAGGAGTATTGGGACTACTTGGTATGGTATGATGAGTTCAACTATGGCGGTCGGGCTTGTCAAGTGGTTGCAGAATCTGAAGAGCAGGATTTGGAAACCATCATGCACTGGCAGATGGCAACATTCCTGCCCGTTCGTCTGCAGCCCATTTTCCAGGATTGGGTGATTGAGTTCATTCAGCTCATGCATAAACTGAAGAGGCCAGAAAACAATGATCCTGACTCTACTCCACGGCTTACTCAGCTGCCAAATAGAAAGCAGGAGCCCGATGGCGACACTCAAATTATCCTGGGCAAAGCATTTGAAAAGCCGATGAAGAAGGTCATTGTCGGTCTCATCAACCAGCAGAAGCGCGAACTTATGCATCCAGAACTGGCAGAGGACTACAGCTTCCCCTCCTTGCCTGGTTCGCACCTCCCCTTGCGCAATCCCATTCTCGAGCTCGTCAAGTCAATCATGCAGGTACTATCTCTTGATAAGAATATCACACTGGAGGCGAGACTGTTGCGCAAGGAGCTGCTCGCACTATTCGAAATCCGCGAGTTTTCCAAAGAGGGAACGTTTACAAACCCTTCAGAGAGCTTGAAACTACTTCAGGTGTCTTGTGACAGCTGCACTATGACGCGTGACCTGGATCTCTGCCGCGATGAAGATCTGTTTAGCTCTTCCGGCGAAAATGGTGGGCAGAGCTGGCAGTGCGGGTTCTGCAACACCGAGTATGATAGAGTGAGCATCGAGGAGCGATTACTCGCCATGGTGGAAGGGTGGACGACTGAATGGGCTTGTCAAGATCTCAAATGTGAGCGTTGCGGTGCGCTGAGGGTGAATGACTTTATGGAGCATTGCACTTGCAGTGGCGGATGGAAAGAGGTGGTGTCACGGGATGAGATTGTGCGGAAACTGGCTGTTATGAAACGAGTAGCGAAGTATTACGGTTTGAGAATGCTTGGAAATGTGGTGGGTGGGTTGTCTGAGGCTTTGTAAAAACTAAACATGAAAGGCTGGGAAAGGGGGGCCGGGGGGGGCGGAGGAGAACGGCATTGATTTGGCGTTGTTATTTTTGGGAAGAAATCAGGGTTCAAGAAGCTTTGTTAGCTGTGAAATttatagtaggtatatatgtacatggGCTAGGATGTTCCTAAAATGGggtgtttcttctttgtgaTACAAGATAGCGCTGCCATTTCTCTGTGACTGCTGAATGGAAGGTCAATGTAAAGTTGGCCAAAAGCGAAGGAATGCCGGGAAATTTTGGTAAAAAAAGGGGTAACCGGTTAGCCACCCTCACATATCTTATTAGTCGGTTCGTACGATGTAAATGCTTTCTGATTtggcttttattatttatgtCCTTGTATTCTTTACTGCTCTCCGAGAAATGAAGGCATATATTCCCGCCTGCCATCATCAAATAGCTAGAGAGGTAAGCCAAGAAAGAATAGTCACCATGCCTGTCTCCTGCTTCATCCAGGGAATCCACCACGGGCCATCTTCCTAGCCCTCGCATCTCTTCTATGATGATTTGCTCTCGCTCCCTTATGCGCCTCTTTattcctcctcgccgcctCAGTTTCCTTCTCGCCCGAAGGCCCGGCGACGTTTCCGCCTCCCCTGCCGCGACCTCCACGACCgcgtcctcctcctcctcctctcgcgCGGCCG
It encodes:
- the POL2 gene encoding DNA polymerase epsilon catalytic subunit (BUSCO:EOG092D00VT); amino-acid sequence: MPNTSLRRPAKGYKRGGKVAYHGQKTRTFAASSRAEGTSADEKWERTRLAQSIDDKMGFARYESGKRKEGWLVNVQPTSIEDERIPGGRAALDCYFIELDGSTFKATVEYDPYFIIAVKKGRESEVEEWVKRVPGGGVVKSVRRMEKEDLSMPNHLMGYRRTFIELKFANVNDLMSARRDIMPIAEKNRKNMNAMDAYAEVATMSGDFDLFDNDLRDDERNASNSISEASDFIVDIREYDVPYHVRVMIDLDIRAGKWYFVEAKHGVTKIIPNEERSLPADPVVMAYDIETSKLPLKFPDAATDQIMMISYMIDGQGFLITNREIISEDIGDFDYTPKPEYPGPFMIFNEPDEKAVIERFFLHIKEARPTVIATYNGDFFDWPFVEARASINGIDMYQEIGWKRDSEDQFKCNYSVHMDCFHWVNRDSYLPQGSRGLKAVTVAKLGYDPDELDPELMTPYAQERPQTLAEYSVSDAVATYYLYMKYVHPFIFSLCTILPLGGDDVLRKGTGTLCEMLLMVQAYQKEIVLPNKHVTPKEAFWDGHLLDSETYVGGHVESIEAGVFRSDIPVNFAVDPGAVDELLRDLDNALKFVITVEENKSLDDVTNYDEVKQQIKSKLEALKETPNRNERPLIYHLDVASMYPNIMTTNRLQPDSMISESDCAACDFNRPGKTCDRRLPWAWRGEYIPAKRDEYNMIRHALENEKFPGKTPYAPPRTFQDLTTDEQANLVRKRLQLYSQKVYHKIHDSTTIVREAIICQRENPFYINTVRDFRDRRYDYKGKAKVWKGKTEALKSSGAPGNEIDDAKKMIILYDSLQLAHKVILNSFYGYVMRKGSRWYSMEMAGVTCLTGATIIQLARQLVERLGRPLELDTDGIWCMLPATFPENFAFKLKNGKKLNISYPCVMLNHLVHDKFTNHQYQTLVDPKTHKYETHSDNSIFFEVDGPYRAMILPTSKEEDKNLKKRYAVFNDDGSLAELKGFEVKRRGELKLIKIFQQQIFKFFLEGEDLTQCYNAVAKVANQWLDVLDNKGSTLADEELMELISENRSMSKTLEEYGSQKSTSITTARRLADFLGEQMVKDKGLNCKFIICSRPRNAPVTERAVPVAIFSAEETVKRTYLKKWLKEEPADTDPRALLDWDYYSERLGSVIQKLITIPAALQKVRNPVPRVPHPDWLQRRINIKDDKMKQKKLTDLFSSKEPLADITNINRAEDMEDFGAKLLKPKQLGVLIASSQPQAASQKRKSPEPAEDPNPMAALSGNMPDPSDDYVGFLEYQKKKWKLQKQARIRRRQLFGERRSNANSNIQQTFMKQAHFTFMNTWQLLHLKATDTPGIVTAHVLIDAKIHTLKINVPRQVFLNLKKEELPDVEIAGCEVEQVNYTLPNGHQSKHLFKLTVPEDVYFNEAEKFSLLFNHPSVEGVYEKQVPLNIRAVLRLGNLCTIDEEQEAVLGKGLEQGFDLTGLKRPVKTRTYLESSPLAYIYISHITAGDRQIFGLFSTTSDQAYVVILQKGRDSGSDLPNITRMYSELLAKRAGEAAGTNWQDCFRYQEKITFRITQVTTRRKAHLEIADVVRKLRKDESRPQMMVIQSSQHNLLVHDVPILGEFPVLPLKYDASDSSLPPLGWQAVVARRLVGHYLGLGSWILHLTALARYGDVPLCNLERDDPRFLIDIAYARRLQANGVVLWWSPDPRPDHAGYEKDDITGSLETVKMPSINNPGTFSSVCIDLDIRNLTINTILTSSLINELEGAESISFNPTADGSEILASENGFANAGVLVLREMVKAWWTEACKGSTMADVLVQHLVRWVENPDSFMYDRALHYYVQMMSRKAFQQLMSDFRRVGSQVIFASANRLILQTTKAEVGNAYAYSQYIIKSIKSKSLFHFIDLEIKEYWDYLVWYDEFNYGGRACQVVAESEEQDLETIMHWQMATFLPVRLQPIFQDWVIEFIQLMHKLKRPENNDPDSTPRLTQLPNRKQEPDGDTQIILGKAFEKPMKKVIVGLINQQKRELMHPELAEDYSFPSLPGSHLPLRNPILELVKSIMQVLSLDKNITLEARLLRKELLALFEIREFSKEGTFTNPSESLKLLQVSCDSCTMTRDLDLCRDEDLFSSSGENGGQSWQCGFCNTEYDRVSIEERLLAMVEGWTTEWACQDLKCERCGALRVNDFMEHCTCSGGWKEVVSRDEIVRKLAVMKRVAKYYGLRMLGNVVGGLSEAL
- a CDS encoding uncharacterized protein (EggNog:ENOG41), producing MTEFVNATPKRKRGPDACPSPLKFSFDLSATGPPEDGSNSPHSSTVVHRFRGLALGSGGRSVESADEMDTESDESMRKRHRSDESAHTIAEMQQEPPFRPEMELKPGIETGEVIEMTDRPTLQLEVPHPSTEGLLQNAYPSINRLSESQSRKKRAGTPPLRFKKGHPHEGLSDADDEAEVVDPLRASLTWHEDEITIYDPNDKDDDGTGINGIGFKPTPALAHARVMKRRQQMAEYRKREENEARNKRSQRRRGEAAAPARRDHKSLPSRKVRFTDGESRNLTMTA